The proteins below come from a single Mycolicibacterium sp. TY81 genomic window:
- a CDS encoding serine/threonine-protein kinase yields the protein MFEIGAVVAGYVIEGHLGSGSSADVYRARRPAESVSVALKVFRNQDANDRVAERLNREFSIASRLTHPHIVAVYEHGELRAGDGGVTEHAAQPVRLWLSMQYVDGPESTVLIPGPDQEPELDAIVRASTQIASALDYAHQMDVIHRDVKPANILLSADQRSAFLTDFGIAQLLDDAKPLARNGRVRGSIAYAAPELLAAQQLSPQTDVYALACTMCEWLTGLPPYPRPTTFAITYAHLHDEVPALTSRRSWLPTALNSVFAKALAKDPSARYDSCTEFVAIVAKIMRDVPAPQGRRRRWPAWSRR from the coding sequence GTGTTCGAGATCGGTGCGGTGGTCGCCGGTTACGTCATCGAAGGCCATCTCGGCAGTGGTAGCAGCGCCGACGTGTATCGGGCTCGTCGGCCGGCCGAATCGGTTTCGGTGGCGCTGAAGGTTTTTCGCAACCAGGATGCCAATGACCGGGTGGCCGAGCGGCTGAACCGGGAGTTCAGCATCGCGTCCCGGCTGACGCATCCGCACATTGTGGCGGTGTATGAGCACGGGGAGCTGCGGGCCGGTGACGGTGGGGTAACCGAACATGCCGCGCAGCCCGTCAGGCTGTGGCTCTCCATGCAGTACGTCGACGGTCCCGAGTCGACGGTATTGATACCCGGACCGGACCAGGAGCCGGAACTCGATGCGATCGTCCGGGCGTCGACGCAGATTGCCTCGGCCTTGGACTACGCGCATCAGATGGACGTGATACACCGGGATGTCAAGCCCGCCAACATCTTGCTGAGCGCCGACCAGCGCTCTGCGTTCCTGACCGATTTCGGTATCGCGCAGTTGCTGGACGACGCCAAACCGCTGGCCCGCAATGGCCGGGTTCGCGGGTCGATTGCTTACGCGGCTCCGGAACTCCTTGCCGCTCAACAGTTGTCGCCGCAAACGGATGTCTACGCGTTGGCCTGCACCATGTGTGAGTGGTTGACCGGTCTGCCGCCGTATCCGCGCCCCACAACGTTCGCCATCACTTATGCCCATCTACACGACGAGGTGCCGGCGCTCACCTCACGCCGCTCCTGGCTGCCCACGGCGCTGAATTCGGTGTTCGCGAAGGCACTCGCGAAAGATCCGTCTGCGCGCTATGACTCATGCACCGAGTTTGTCGCCATCGTCGCGAAGATCATGCGGGATGTCCCGGCGCCGCAGGGCCGCCGCCGACGATGGCCGGCATGGTCGCGCCGCTGA